In the Theobroma cacao cultivar B97-61/B2 chromosome 1, Criollo_cocoa_genome_V2, whole genome shotgun sequence genome, one interval contains:
- the LOC18614360 gene encoding SPX domain-containing protein 3, with protein MKFGKILKQQIEETLPAWRDNFLNYKELKKLVRLISSAPLLSAESMEYGKAEAQFVYLLNNEIDKFNVFFMEQEEDFIIRHKELQQRIKRVIDTWGPDGTKPSETKYKDGMAKIRKDIVDFHGEMVLLENYSNVNYTGLAKILKKYDKRTGGLLRLPYIQKVLQQPFFTTDLLSKLVKECENTIDEVFPVDEEDRLKQRREAITVAGKGIFRNTVAALLTMQEIRRGSSTYGHFSLPPLNLPDSDLIHSFQLSSPIPIL; from the exons ATGAAGTTTGGGAAGATATTAAAGCAGCAAATCGAGGAAACTTTACCGGCCTGGCGGGACAACTTCTTGAACTACAAGGAGCTGAAGAAGCTTGTTAGGTTGATTTCTTCGGCTCCGCTGCTGTCGGCGGAGTCGATGGAGTATGGGAAAGCGGAGGCCCAATTTGTGTACTTGTTGAACAATGAGATCGATAAGTTTAATGTTTTCTTCATGGAACAAGAGGAGGACTTCATCATCCGACATAAG GAATTGCAGCAGAGGATTAAGAGAGTGATAGACACATGGGGGCCGGATGGAACTAAGCCATCAGAAACAAAGTATAAAGATGGAATGgcaaaaattagaaaagacATTGTCGATTTCCATGGAGAAATGGTCCTCTTAGAGAATTATAGCAATGTCAATTACACAG GTTTGGCAAAGATATTGAAGAAATATGACAAGCGAACGGGTGGCTTATTGCGTTTGCCCTACATCCAGAAAGTGCTGCAGCAACCGTTTTTCACAACTGATCTCCTTTCCAAGCTGGTTAAGGAATGTGAAAACACCATTGATGAAGTATTTCCAGTGGACGAAGAAGACAGGCTGAAACAACGAAGGGAAGCGATAACGGTGGCAGGGAAAGGAATATTTAGAAACACAGTTGCAGCTCTGTTGACCATGCAAGAAATTAGGAGAGGCAGCTCTACTTACGGCCATTTTTCTTTGCCTCCTCTCAACTTGCCAGACTCTGATCTCATACACTCGTTCCAACTCAGCTCCCCAATCCCCATTCTCTGA